AAAATAGCAAGCTAAAGCACTAATGACTAAGAGAGACAAAATGTTTACTACCTACAGTAGCcctttaacattatttaacagGGAACATCTTTTTAACTGAAATATAAATTCACAATTTAATCTGTGAAAAAATGCAGCCACTGTTAATTCACCTGCTTTATGGCACATCATGAATGAATACCACCATACAAATGTATACAATTAAAAAGACAGTAGAATTCTTTTCCAACTTTACAGAGGATTGCAGGCAATTGCACTATCCACAGTTGTAAGACGTTCTCACAGTCTGTAATATACAGGAGCAGGTGTCACCCAAATGGGTTCTCTAATTTGAATGGGAGATTGATGAGtaatatgaaaatgtaaaattataggATTGAAAGCAGAAGGTTAGAAACAAAACAGTATCAGGCAATTGAAGATTATGTGGCTACTGCTGCTCCTTTTTGGCTAGAGCCTCTGCTTCCTGAAAATaagcaaatacagtatattagtttAAGCAAACAATAAGAACCAAAAGATTTGTACAAGGTTTACCCACAACATTGCTGCTATTCTGCAACATGAATCAGACAGACAATTGTCAGCCCCTGCAAATGATTTCACATACAGTTAACTCCAGAATAACTGCCACCCTTCAAGCACATGGACAAGAAATGTTGTATAAAAGAAACTTTACACAGACTGATTTAAATTGCATAAAATTGCATTTTCACAACTTATTCAGTAAaaatgggattcaaacttaaaaacagtttaatatagTCCTTTCAAAAATTACTTGCATAAAGtagaaaaaagcaaaatataatattataaagctGCCACATCCAGCTACCACATTCATGACCATAACTAAATTGGGTGcataatctgtttttattggGCAGGGAAAGAGGTAAGGTAAAAAGATAAAAGGGAATGACATATCAACCAATAAAATATCCTGTTCCTTTGACAATGGTTAAAAAGCTTCATCATGGTGGTTTATGAGGGGGAATGcgaaataaaatgtgtatattctGATTCACCCAGTTCAGTTCCTCAGAAGGCTGCTAGGGAAGGCTATAGCATCAAAAGGGAGCTTTAGGAAAACTATTCCTCAAGCTCCAGATTGTGACACTGACATAAGATCAGTTGTTATGAGAGGGGAGCTTGGGCTAGACATTTGGAACAAAGCCAGTGATTCTGGGCCCACTCAAGCATACTGCTGGCCTTTAGTAGGGGCAGCTTAATTAACATTGAGGCTGCTGGGAATTTGACAGAGCCATTACTCTGTAGGGTTGCACCTAACTTGCCAAATCCAGTAGGGTGGCCATATTCTGTCctgttactgttatttgctTGAGTTACATTCCATTGTATGGGGTTTGTTAATCCTATGAAAAATGGTAATAGACAGCCCTTTTTATAGTCCTCTTCATATAATTCATATTTAGCCCAAAATGCTTACCTTAGAACCTGGTGGAGCAGTCAAGCCTAGAAAAGCATACACAGCATTCTCTTCTCGTGCATCAAAAAAAGCCTCATAATTCTGTGGAAAGGGAGACGTTTCAATTTACATGAAATCATGAGACAAAAATCTGTTCAATTATAAAGCAAAGACAAttaatgagtaataataattattatccaCTGAGGCACAGACAGCACCAGGAGTTGATTTAAACTCTGTAGGTATGGGTAACCCATTTTCATCATGATTAGCACACTAACAGTGACTGGAAATATGACTGACCCCACAGTATCTCTCCTCGTTAAATATCTGAGGTGGGAGGGGATTCCCTGTGGCTGGTCGGGAATCCACTGGTACATTTTCCCGCATCCATTTCCTGTTCTCTTCATTGGCTGCAATGTCACATTCCTCAAAATCGATCTTATTGGCTGCCAGGAACCCCATGACATCCTGTTGCTGTTTCTTGATCTAATAGGAAAGACGAGGAATGAAGATTAGCTTCAACAGTTTTGTACCAATCTGAAACCACATTTCGATGTCCAGTGGTATTGAAGTCTACCATTTAAAATTTCTACCcacttaaatttaaataaaatttaaataaagaaagcaaaactTTATGTAAAGAAACATTTGGTTTCTGCCTCGGGTTTCATCTGTGAAGACTTCATTTGTTAAAGCtgaagaaaacagaggaaaaTTGATCCGAGCTTTTACAAGCATTAGGCATAGCAAATACAACAATTTGGAAGGttttggaaaagaaagaaaccactggtCTACTAAAAACTGGATATCAACCACGGTcaaggaaaacaacaaaagtTCTGGAACCAAGATTAACCTATATCAAAGTAATGGAAAGGAAAAGTGTGGAGTGTGAACAGGCCTGGCAAAGCAAAAGAGATACTGTATGCAACTAAATATTCCCATTATAAATATTCCCTAAATATTCCCATTTTAatcccataaaaaaaaatatatatatattcatctctCATCTCATATTTCTCAGAGTATATTGTAGAGTGTACATGTATACACCCATCAGCCCCAACATTAAAAGCACATTAATTGCCTTGGTGCTAGGTTCAACAGTACACCTTTTTTGAGTATATGGATCAGAGCTGTTACAGCACCACAAGGGAGACCTTATTGGTCAAGGGGAtttaatgttgtgttgtgttgtgtgtatatgagagagagagagagagagagagagagagagagagagagagagagagagagagaaattaaagtttaaaaaatgacaaCTGCTAAATAGTAAAATGTTTTAGATAGAGATAAATGTGTTTGGTAGTCAGTTTTGCAAGTTCACGTTACAATTACAACCTGTAGGAAGAGCTACTAAAATTAGCAAGT
The Tachysurus vachellii isolate PV-2020 chromosome 13, HZAU_Pvac_v1, whole genome shotgun sequence genome window above contains:
- the sh3bgrl gene encoding SH3 domain-binding glutamic acid-rich-like protein isoform X3; translation: MGFLAANKIDFEECDIAANEENRKWMRENVPVDSRPATGNPLPPQIFNEERYCGNYEAFFDAREENAVYAFLGLTAPPGSKEAEALAKKEQQ
- the sh3bgrl gene encoding SH3 domain-binding glutamic acid-rich-like protein isoform X2; protein product: MVIKVYIASSSGSTSIKKQQQDVMGFLAANKIDFEECDIAANEENRKWMRENVPVDSRPATGNPLPPQIFNEERYCGNYEAFFDAREENAVYAFLGLTAPPGSKEAEALAKKEQQ
- the sh3bgrl gene encoding SH3 domain-binding glutamic acid-rich-like protein isoform X1, with the protein product MVLKRYIVMQALPDLSKWIKKQQQDVMGFLAANKIDFEECDIAANEENRKWMRENVPVDSRPATGNPLPPQIFNEERYCGNYEAFFDAREENAVYAFLGLTAPPGSKEAEALAKKEQQ